The stretch of DNA CACCATCCTGGCCACTCGACAGTATTGAAACCAGAGTATTAAAAGTCTTGTGCGAGAACCTGGGCTTAGCCCAAGGCTCCATCTCGTCATCCGAGAACTTGACTGAGCTCTTCGCCTGATGAGCTTCCGGCTTAAGTCGAAACTCCACTCACCCCAGAGTTTCTTTGCCTTTAAGGCTGAATCTGAATGAAACCCTCGGCCTGAATCGAACGGTCAGTACTCGGGCCAACCTGGATCACGCGATTGTTAATGCGCAATTCACTGCGGAAACTCAGTGAAGGAAGTTCCTGATAATAAGCCGTGCGGTAGGCCGAACGGCTTCTCGGCAGCCAGGCTTCTTGAGGTGTTCCTTCTGGCGGCAGGTGGGAAAAGTACGACCTCTTGAACATCCAGTCTTCGGCTCGCACCGTCGGTGTGGCAAACAGCATGGCCCCACAGAGAGCCACCATCCCGCAGCAGATCCGGCGAAAACGATCGACTGGCAGTTCAGCGACCACTCTATTCTGTCTGAAACCAGTTTGTGAGGGAGTTGACGATTTCGCCAGGGATTCACAAGGTGCAGAATCTGCGAAGATGAGGGCTGATCGATTTTTTTGACACATCGCGTTGTCTCCTGGCATCGCATGTTGTCATTTTCCCCCAAAATTGAGGTGCTTTGGCAACATTTCTGCTCTGTTTAAGGCTGCCAGAAAGTATGAGGCAATTTGCGCGCCAGCGGGCCTGTTGCAGAAAAGAAGCCGGGGTTGCGGTTGCGACAAATGCAGAACTGACTTATACCGTTATTGAATTCCCAAAGGAGAGCGCTCGTCCACTTTTGAGTGGATTTAAGCGACAAGAGATATTGAAGGGGTCACCCCGGACTCGGCCCAGGAGAACAGCACTAGTGACGACAACTCCCGAGGCTCGCTCTGCTCTGTCCCATCCCCCTGCGGAAGTTGTCGAACAAGCGTTGGACAGTCAGTTGAAATCTACAAACACAGCGGCCTCATCGGGCGGAAATCATCACTCGCACGAGTCGAACAACGCTGCGAAAAAAGCCGAGACCTCTAAAGAGGTCACAAAGGTCAAATCGACTGGCCAGGGTCTGTTTACCGTCTGGCATGGTCTGACCTTTGGCGGGCTGTTGCAGTTAATGGCCAAACGCCCGCCCATGCATTATTCCCGCGCACTCAGGTTGGTTTCGCTGTTTTTCATCTGCCCGTTCAATTCGTTTTACAGCATCGTTTCGGGCCTGATTTATGGCCGAAAAATCCAAAAAACCCAGGTCACTAAGCCACCGATTTTTATTCTGGGGCACTGGCGGAGTGGAACGACCCTGCTCCACAACCTGATGACGCTCGATTCGCAGTTCACCTATCCCAATTTGTATCAGGTCATGTACCCGCAGCACTTTCTGCTGACCGAAAGTGTCATTTCCAAATTAGCCGCTCCCTTCCTTCCCAAGACCCGGCCCATGGACAACATGCCCGCCGGCTGGAAATTGCCACAGGAAGACGAAGTGGCCTTGCTGGTCGAAACACAGCTGTCTCCCTATCTGATGGTCGCCTTCCCCAATGAGCGGAAATACTACAGCCACACCTTCGATGTCCGGCACATGTCCCCCGGCGATCAGGCGAAGTGGAAACGCTCACTCGTCAACTTCGTCAAAAAGCTGACTGTTCGTGCCGACAAGCCCATCGTGATGAAATCACCCTCGCACACCTATCGCGTGGCGACTTTGCTCGAACTCTTCCCGGATGCCAGGTTCGTTTACATTCATCGTGACCCTTATGCCGTCTTTTCCTCCAGCCTGCACCTGCGGCGAACGATGTACATGGAGAACAGCTTTATCGAGCCCACCGAGGAGAACCTCTACCAGGATACTCTCGAGACACTCGATACCTGCCTCAAGACCTACGAAGAAACCCGGCACATGATCCCCGAGAAAAATCTCGTGGAAATTCGCTACACCGATCTCGAAGCACACCCCGTCGAACAAATGCAGCGTGTTTACGAGACCTTGGGATTCGAAGGCTGGGAACGCATGCGGCCGATTTTTGAACGCGAAGCCCAGGCGATGTCGGAGTACAAAAAGAATCGCTTTATCATGGACGACGAGACCCGGCAGATGATCTACAGCCGGCTCAAGGATTTCTTTGACAAGTACGGCTACGATCCACAAGTCGGTGTCGCTGAGAATGGCAGCAAGTCGTCATAGCCGCGATTGCCGGGCACTCTCCCGAATCATCTCAAGTGGCACGAGTTCTCCCTTTCCAGCACCGGGGCAGACTTCACACGTTGCCTGCCACGCCTCGGGAGTTTCAATGGTTTTCTCCCAGAATGGCCAGGTGCGGCATTGCGCAGGCCGCACGGGATAGATGCGGCACTTGCGTGTAGACCCATCCAGAAAGACACAATCGCCATTCGCATGGTCCGCGAGAGAAAGTTTCCCCTGGGCAACTTTCGTGTGCATGAGTCGCAGCTCACCCGTGGAAATGCTCAGGAACTCGGCGATCTCCATCATCTCCTGAGTGCTGAGCCACACATAACCGGGTGTTCCCGTGCAGCAGTTGCCGCACTGCGTGCAATGAAACCTCAGCCCGGCCGAGTACCACTCACTGGCTTCCGGCGGCTTTTCATCGGCTGGAACTTCATGGTCCGATTCGGTGGCATCCCTCGACAACGCAAAGCTCTTTCACGATTGAGAAGTTCATTCTTCGCAGGGAAAAACCATCTCCCGATGATTCGTCATCGAATCATGGCATGCAGAGTTCGATCCTGGCAACAGAATGGCATTTCGCCCCTTGATGTTTCCATCCTCCGCCGGACTTTGTACTTTCCTGCTGCCCGATGTGGAGATGGTTCTGCTGGTTCGACTTTTGTTGGGGAAGAAGGTTCATGCCCTGGGTGCTACTGATTGTGGCCAGCTATCTGGCAGGTTCGATCCCTTTCGGATTGCTGCTGGCGCGGGTCATTCGCGGGATTGATATTCGCCAGGAGGGGAGCGGCAACATTGGTGCCACCAATGTCAGTCGCTCACTGGGAAAAAAGTGGGGGCTCGTGGTCCTCGTGCTCGATGCTCTCAAAGGCTATTTGCCCCCGCTTTTTCTTCCGGGGATTGTTGGTTTGGGAGGCGATACAGGCCCAGCCGGCGCGTGGGTGATTCCGATGTCGGCCATGACGACAGTCATCGGTCACATGTTTCCGATCTGGCTCGGCTTTAAAGGTGGCAAAGGGATTGCGACTTCACTGGGAGCTCTCGGAGCGGCTTCTCCCTGGGGATTGCTTGTGGCGACCATCTGCTTCTTTGGCAGCTTCGCAATCAACAAGATTGTTTCGCTCAGTTCGCTGATTGCACTGGCGGGATACCTGGCCTTCGAATTGATCTGCTGGCAGGTTCCCTTTGCGTTCCGGCAATCAGACGGCCTTCAAGGAGCGACGACTCCGCAGGCGATCATGGCGGTTGTCTTGTCCATTCTCATTGTCTACCGCCACAAATCCAACCTCGCCCGCCTCCGCGCCGGCACCGAACCCACGTTCTTCCAGAAGAAGACAAATTGAGCTCGATGGGCAAATCCGAATCAACCTGTGCGACACAGCAGCCAATGATCTTCCCCGGAACTCGGCAGGCTGAACCAGTTGCTCGTGAAAGAAACAGGTGGTTTTATCGATGAAAATCTATGAACTCTCCCCGACCGTCACTGAAGGCTCACCGATCATCGATCTGATGAGCCCTCTGAATGACAACCTCCCGAGTCATGAATTCAATTGGCAGGTTTTGGACGAACTTGTGCCTTCACGGATGTGGACGACTGGTCAAGTTTTCTGTGACGACGAAAGGATCGCGCAGTGCGACTTGATCGGTGGATCAGGTCATGTCATTGTGTCGCGGCGTATGCTCGACTGGATGAATGAGCTTTCTGATAACGCCTTTATTGGACTCCCCCAGAAAGTGAACGACCTTGACACCTATAACTACATTTGTAAAAAGCAAATCGACGCTCTCGATAAAGAACGTTCAGATATTGTTTACTTTTCGACAGGCCGTATTCTGAATGTCCATAAATACGCATTCTTGCAGCATAAGATTCCTGCTTGCTGTGTTTTTCAGTTGGCAGATCTACGAGGAGCGGTGTTCGCAACTGAGGCAGCTCGTGAGTTCCTTTTGAAGAACGGCATCAACAACGCTCAGTTCGATCTCGTGGCGGACAATGTGATCCCCGCTGAAGGAGTGTAACTGGCAATTATGCTGGGGGGCATGCTCAGGAGTTCAAAACTCTTGGTGATCCGTGCCATGCTTGCGGCCCCGAGCAAGCAGGCTCTGCCAATCGAACAAGAAAGCTGAATAAGAGGCAAGACAGGCGGGAGCCTGCCCTACTTCTCACTAGAATCTCCAGCCGGCACCGACATTTGAGAAGAAACGTGCCGAGTCGTTGTTGAGGCCCCAACCCACTC from Planctopirus ephydatiae encodes:
- a CDS encoding YkgJ family cysteine cluster protein, whose amino-acid sequence is MSRDATESDHEVPADEKPPEASEWYSAGLRFHCTQCGNCCTGTPGYVWLSTQEMMEIAEFLSISTGELRLMHTKVAQGKLSLADHANGDCVFLDGSTRKCRIYPVRPAQCRTWPFWEKTIETPEAWQATCEVCPGAGKGELVPLEMIRESARQSRL
- a CDS encoding imm11 family protein; this translates as MWTTGQVFCDDERIAQCDLIGGSGHVIVSRRMLDWMNELSDNAFIGLPQKVNDLDTYNYICKKQIDALDKERSDIVYFSTGRILNVHKYAFLQHKIPACCVFQLADLRGAVFATEAAREFLLKNGINNAQFDLVADNVIPAEGV
- the plsY gene encoding glycerol-3-phosphate 1-O-acyltransferase PlsY; the encoded protein is MPWVLLIVASYLAGSIPFGLLLARVIRGIDIRQEGSGNIGATNVSRSLGKKWGLVVLVLDALKGYLPPLFLPGIVGLGGDTGPAGAWVIPMSAMTTVIGHMFPIWLGFKGGKGIATSLGALGAASPWGLLVATICFFGSFAINKIVSLSSLIALAGYLAFELICWQVPFAFRQSDGLQGATTPQAIMAVVLSILIVYRHKSNLARLRAGTEPTFFQKKTN
- a CDS encoding sulfotransferase family protein — encoded protein: MTTTPEARSALSHPPAEVVEQALDSQLKSTNTAASSGGNHHSHESNNAAKKAETSKEVTKVKSTGQGLFTVWHGLTFGGLLQLMAKRPPMHYSRALRLVSLFFICPFNSFYSIVSGLIYGRKIQKTQVTKPPIFILGHWRSGTTLLHNLMTLDSQFTYPNLYQVMYPQHFLLTESVISKLAAPFLPKTRPMDNMPAGWKLPQEDEVALLVETQLSPYLMVAFPNERKYYSHTFDVRHMSPGDQAKWKRSLVNFVKKLTVRADKPIVMKSPSHTYRVATLLELFPDARFVYIHRDPYAVFSSSLHLRRTMYMENSFIEPTEENLYQDTLETLDTCLKTYEETRHMIPEKNLVEIRYTDLEAHPVEQMQRVYETLGFEGWERMRPIFEREAQAMSEYKKNRFIMDDETRQMIYSRLKDFFDKYGYDPQVGVAENGSKSS